The Aequorivita sublithincola DSM 14238 genome window below encodes:
- a CDS encoding GH3 auxin-responsive promoter family protein, translating into MSLKSVSAKIFAKIVVLRIQKWANNPIETQQKVFKQLISEAKNTVFGKDHDFENISSFENFAKQVPVRDYEELKPYVDRMVSGEKDILWPGKPLYFAKTSGTTSGAKFIPLTKESMPYHIEAARNAILCYINETGNAAFVDGKMIFLQGSPEMQEKNGIKTGRLSGIVAHYVPAYLQKNRLPSLETNCIEDWETKVDAIVEETKNQDMTVISGIPSWVQMYFEKLQKSTGHKVGDLFKNFNLFIYGGVNFEPYRAKFENLIGRKVDSIELFPASEGFFAFQDSQKEKGMLLLLNSGIFYEFIEATTFFDENPKRLTIGEVKTEVNYVMLISTNAGLWAYNLGDTVQFISTKPYRVIVSGRIKHFISAFGEHVIGKEVEEAMHKAISAFNFSITEFTVAPQITTSEGELPYHEWLVEFDNTPENLQKVAEYLDSEMQRQNSYYLDLIVGKVLQPLKIISLKKNSFQEFMKSQGKLGGQNKVPRLSNDRKIADALVKI; encoded by the coding sequence ATGTCCTTAAAATCTGTTTCCGCTAAAATTTTTGCCAAAATAGTTGTCCTCCGAATTCAAAAATGGGCCAATAATCCTATTGAAACGCAGCAAAAAGTTTTTAAACAATTAATTTCTGAAGCGAAAAACACCGTCTTCGGAAAAGATCACGATTTTGAAAATATTTCTTCTTTTGAAAATTTTGCAAAGCAAGTTCCTGTTCGGGATTACGAAGAACTAAAACCCTATGTTGATCGTATGGTTTCGGGTGAAAAAGATATACTTTGGCCTGGAAAACCCCTATATTTCGCTAAAACTTCGGGCACTACTTCTGGGGCTAAATTCATTCCGCTTACCAAAGAATCTATGCCATATCACATTGAAGCGGCTCGGAACGCCATTTTATGCTACATAAACGAAACTGGAAATGCAGCTTTCGTGGATGGCAAAATGATTTTTCTACAAGGAAGCCCTGAAATGCAAGAAAAAAACGGCATTAAAACAGGGAGGCTTTCAGGAATTGTGGCGCATTACGTTCCAGCATATCTTCAAAAAAATCGTTTACCGAGTTTGGAAACTAATTGTATTGAAGATTGGGAAACCAAAGTAGATGCCATTGTTGAAGAAACCAAAAACCAAGATATGACTGTTATCAGCGGCATTCCGTCGTGGGTACAGATGTATTTTGAAAAACTTCAGAAAAGTACTGGACATAAGGTTGGCGATCTTTTCAAAAACTTCAATCTCTTTATTTATGGTGGTGTAAATTTTGAACCCTATCGCGCCAAATTTGAAAATTTAATAGGAAGAAAAGTTGATAGCATCGAACTTTTTCCTGCGAGTGAAGGCTTTTTCGCTTTTCAGGATAGTCAAAAAGAGAAGGGTATGTTGCTGCTTTTAAATTCGGGAATATTTTACGAATTTATTGAAGCCACCACTTTTTTTGATGAAAATCCAAAACGATTGACCATTGGCGAAGTTAAAACGGAAGTAAATTATGTAATGCTTATTTCAACAAACGCAGGACTTTGGGCCTATAATCTAGGGGATACCGTGCAGTTTATTTCAACAAAACCCTATCGTGTTATTGTTTCTGGAAGAATTAAACATTTCATTTCAGCCTTTGGCGAGCACGTTATTGGTAAAGAAGTGGAAGAAGCGATGCACAAAGCCATTTCAGCATTCAATTTTTCAATTACTGAATTCACCGTTGCGCCACAAATTACTACTTCCGAAGGAGAATTACCGTATCACGAATGGCTCGTAGAATTTGATAATACTCCCGAAAACCTTCAAAAAGTCGCTGAGTATTTAGATTCCGAAATGCAGCGTCAAAACTCATATTATTTGGATTTAATTGTTGGAAAAGTGCTTCAACCCTTGAAAATCATTTCCCTTAAAAAGAACAGTTTTCAAGAATTTATGAAATCTCAGGGAAAATTAGGCGGTCAAAACAAAGTACCTCGCCTTTCCAACGACCGCAAAATAGCTGATGCTTTGGTTAAAATTTAA
- a CDS encoding M23 family metallopeptidase — MSKKEKGTKRFKRKLLHKYRMVILNEETFEERFSFKLNRLNVFVFSTLFALFLILTTTFIIAFTPLREYIPGYSSSTLKKKATQLTYKTDSLQQILDVNEQYLASIKKVLTGDVKTVNFNKDSIIEVAKSDPSVLIRTSRKDSLLRDQVAKEDKYNPLIAPQAQEYTLFAPLKGTISEPYNSKTKHYAVDIVAARDSPVKAVADGTVIFAEWTVSTGYVIILKHNNSLISVYKHNAMLTKEQGEIVKAGEVIATVGNTGELTTGPHLHFELWRDGYPVNPTSFIDFD; from the coding sequence ATGTCAAAGAAAGAAAAAGGCACCAAACGGTTCAAAAGGAAGTTATTGCACAAATACCGAATGGTAATTCTTAATGAAGAAACCTTTGAAGAACGTTTCTCATTTAAGCTGAACAGACTGAATGTCTTTGTTTTTAGTACGCTTTTTGCCCTGTTTTTAATTCTGACAACTACTTTTATTATAGCTTTTACGCCACTTCGTGAATACATTCCTGGCTATTCTTCTTCTACTTTAAAGAAGAAAGCGACACAACTAACCTATAAAACAGACTCTCTCCAACAGATTCTAGATGTAAATGAGCAATACCTCGCTTCCATTAAAAAAGTATTGACTGGCGATGTAAAAACTGTTAATTTCAACAAAGATTCAATCATTGAAGTGGCGAAATCAGATCCATCTGTTTTGATACGAACCTCAAGAAAGGATTCACTTTTGAGAGATCAAGTGGCAAAAGAAGATAAATACAACCCACTTATTGCTCCACAAGCGCAGGAATATACTTTATTTGCACCCTTAAAAGGTACTATCTCAGAACCCTATAATTCCAAAACAAAACATTACGCCGTTGATATTGTAGCGGCAAGGGATTCTCCTGTAAAAGCAGTTGCAGATGGAACTGTAATTTTTGCGGAATGGACTGTTTCCACGGGCTATGTAATCATTCTGAAACACAACAATAGCTTAATTTCCGTGTATAAACACAACGCCATGCTCACCAAAGAACAAGGTGAAATTGTAAAAGCTGGTGAAGTGATTGCCACCGTGGGTAACACTGGCGAACTCACAACCGGTCCACACCTACATTTTGAATTGTGGCGCGATGGTTACCCCGTAAACCCAACAAGTTTCATAGATTTTGATTGA
- the tatA gene encoding twin-arginine translocase TatA/TatE family subunit, translating to MNALFIPLGMVGPWQIILIVVIVLLLFGGKKIPELMRGLGSGLKEFKDASKDETTDINDKKIDDNK from the coding sequence ATGAACGCATTATTTATTCCATTAGGTATGGTTGGGCCTTGGCAGATTATATTAATCGTAGTGATTGTATTATTACTGTTTGGCGGAAAGAAAATTCCGGAGCTTATGCGCGGACTGGGCAGTGGGCTTAAAGAGTTTAAGGATGCCTCCAAGGACGAAACTACCGATATTAACGATAAAAAAATAGACGATAACAAATAG
- a CDS encoding Ig-like domain-containing protein, giving the protein MRKIKLLIPIFLMFLAISCSKDDQNAEVSSITIKEGHLELKRLETRQLTVKIEPANAPNQDIIWSSSDENVALVNELGAVTCRYELGYTIISAKSANGIIAECRVDVVIKFP; this is encoded by the coding sequence ATGAGAAAGATAAAACTACTTATTCCTATTTTTTTGATGTTTTTAGCTATTTCCTGTTCTAAAGATGATCAAAATGCTGAAGTTTCCTCAATTACTATAAAAGAGGGTCATTTGGAATTAAAAAGGCTTGAAACGAGACAACTAACTGTTAAGATTGAACCGGCCAACGCACCAAATCAAGACATTATCTGGAGCAGTTCCGATGAAAATGTTGCTTTGGTTAATGAGCTTGGAGCCGTAACTTGTAGATATGAACTTGGCTATACCATAATTTCTGCAAAAAGTGCAAATGGTATAATTGCTGAATGTAGAGTAGATGTTGTTATCAAATTTCCATAA
- a CDS encoding DUF4837 family protein, giving the protein MKSLYILFFTLAVAFTSCNDSGIKDKSLLPSSVGNINSLQIITPNDLWNGIVGEAIRNNFAAPTDGLPQDEPLFSMNQMPPEAFSGFARSNRLFLYVVLSDENKATVAKDEYAKPQAGAVIKATSEEELVDLINKNAAKIIESFHASELKERQRRTSISLMKSDSLKKVMGVSMQIPSAYRIAKATDSFFWMRKDLKDGTTNILVYTVPLSMIKNDSTAVGDIIKIRDSIGSKLLPVEDEGQFITEDAYAPYLFKTKIDGKFAYETKGTWEVKGAWMGGPFINFAVRDEKNNRYLILEGFTYAPSAAKRDLQFELESILSTSKIE; this is encoded by the coding sequence ATGAAATCTTTATACATTCTCTTTTTTACGCTAGCTGTTGCGTTTACTTCTTGTAATGACAGTGGGATAAAAGACAAATCGCTTCTTCCAAGTTCTGTTGGAAACATCAATTCACTTCAGATTATAACACCCAATGACTTATGGAATGGCATTGTAGGTGAAGCAATTCGGAATAATTTTGCCGCCCCAACAGATGGCTTGCCACAAGATGAGCCCTTGTTTTCTATGAACCAGATGCCTCCAGAAGCTTTTTCTGGCTTTGCGCGCAGCAATAGGTTATTCTTATACGTTGTTCTTAGTGACGAAAACAAAGCAACTGTTGCCAAAGACGAATATGCCAAACCACAAGCTGGAGCCGTTATAAAAGCTACTTCAGAAGAAGAATTGGTAGATTTAATAAATAAAAATGCTGCAAAAATAATTGAGTCATTTCACGCTTCCGAACTAAAGGAAAGACAACGAAGAACTTCTATTTCATTAATGAAATCAGATTCTTTAAAAAAGGTGATGGGCGTGAGTATGCAAATTCCCAGCGCATACAGAATAGCTAAAGCAACAGATAGTTTTTTCTGGATGCGAAAGGATCTAAAAGATGGAACCACAAACATTCTTGTATATACAGTTCCTTTATCAATGATTAAAAACGACAGCACAGCAGTTGGCGATATTATAAAAATTCGAGATTCCATAGGAAGCAAATTGCTGCCTGTAGAAGATGAAGGGCAGTTTATAACCGAAGACGCCTATGCACCATATCTCTTCAAAACTAAAATTGATGGTAAATTTGCCTATGAAACTAAAGGTACTTGGGAAGTAAAAGGGGCCTGGATGGGCGGACCGTTTATAAATTTTGCAGTTAGAGACGAAAAAAACAATCGCTATTTAATATTAGAAGGTTTTACTTATGCGCCATCTGCAGCCAAAAGAGACCTTCAGTTTGAGCTGGAATCTATTTTAAGCACTTCAAAAATAGAATAA
- a CDS encoding lytic transglycosylase domain-containing protein, producing the protein MKLNRILSLMLLLLCSMSFAQQGKKQLKKLNTKKVQVVDSIKISKIAQELPSTLIATGLKDTIIYDLKDMASARKKDSLWLKELYKSDLFDDIYNSVANQSYDMVDYDELPTEVLKKRLKELDARTPFKVEYNPSLESVIKQYLKNRRGSLERLMGLSEYYFPMFEQELDKHNLPLELKYLAVIESALNPRAQSRVGATGLWQFMYPTGKMFGLDVSSYVDERSDPIMATEAACKYLKSLNNSFNDWDLALAAYNSGPGNVSKAIRRSGGKTNYWNLREHLPRETAGYVPAFLATMYIFEYAKEHGFKSQGKRIPFVATDTIKVKQQITLDQVAKLTNLDKEELEFLNPSYKLGIIPVIKDENYMLRLPLTSVGAFVNNEDAIYAFAQEEQEVAEKPAPELYEQPEKIRYRVKRGDYLGRIADKYGVGVSQIKSWNGMRSNTLKTGQNLIIYPRKSKQDIASNNVTTTASKSSSSEKTYTVRNGDSLWSISQKFPGVSVQNIQKWNDISGNNLKPGTKLKIYKG; encoded by the coding sequence ATGAAACTAAACAGAATTCTCTCCCTAATGTTGTTGCTATTATGCAGCATGAGTTTTGCCCAACAAGGTAAAAAACAACTAAAAAAATTGAACACTAAAAAAGTTCAAGTTGTTGACTCCATAAAGATTTCTAAAATAGCTCAAGAATTGCCATCTACATTAATAGCAACTGGTCTGAAAGATACCATTATATATGATTTGAAAGACATGGCTTCGGCCAGAAAAAAGGATAGTCTGTGGTTAAAAGAACTATATAAGTCTGATCTTTTTGATGATATCTATAACAGTGTTGCAAACCAATCTTATGATATGGTTGATTATGACGAACTTCCCACTGAAGTTTTGAAAAAGCGTCTTAAAGAACTAGATGCCCGCACTCCATTTAAAGTTGAATACAATCCTTCGTTGGAAAGCGTAATTAAGCAATATTTAAAAAATAGAAGAGGAAGTTTAGAACGTTTAATGGGTTTAAGTGAATATTATTTCCCAATGTTTGAGCAGGAACTTGATAAACACAATCTTCCTTTAGAATTAAAATATCTAGCCGTTATTGAATCTGCCTTAAATCCGCGGGCTCAATCAAGAGTGGGTGCTACTGGTCTTTGGCAATTCATGTACCCAACGGGAAAAATGTTTGGTTTAGACGTGAGTTCTTATGTTGACGAACGTTCAGACCCAATTATGGCCACGGAAGCTGCCTGTAAATATTTGAAAAGTTTAAATAACAGTTTCAACGATTGGGATTTGGCGCTTGCAGCCTATAATTCTGGTCCAGGAAATGTTTCAAAAGCTATTCGTCGTTCTGGTGGAAAAACAAATTATTGGAACCTACGCGAACATCTTCCACGTGAAACGGCAGGATATGTTCCTGCATTTTTAGCCACTATGTACATTTTTGAATATGCAAAAGAGCATGGGTTTAAATCACAAGGAAAAAGAATTCCCTTCGTTGCAACAGATACTATTAAAGTGAAGCAACAAATCACTTTAGATCAAGTAGCGAAGCTTACTAATCTTGACAAGGAAGAACTTGAATTTTTAAATCCTTCCTATAAACTCGGTATCATTCCAGTAATTAAGGATGAAAACTATATGTTGCGCCTTCCGCTAACTTCCGTTGGTGCTTTTGTTAATAACGAAGATGCTATTTACGCTTTTGCGCAAGAGGAGCAGGAAGTAGCTGAAAAGCCGGCACCGGAATTATATGAACAGCCTGAAAAAATTCGTTACCGTGTTAAACGAGGAGATTATTTAGGTAGAATTGCAGACAAGTATGGTGTTGGTGTTAGCCAAATTAAGAGTTGGAATGGTATGCGAAGCAATACTTTAAAGACCGGTCAGAATTTAATTATTTACCCTCGAAAGAGTAAACAGGACATTGCTAGTAATAATGTAACGACCACAGCTTCAAAAAGTAGTTCTTCGGAAAAAACATATACAGTGCGCAATGGGGATTCATTATGGAGTATTTCACAAAAATTTCCCGGAGTTTCAGTACAGAATATCCAAAAATGGAACGATATTAGTGGTAACAATTTGAAACCTGGAACTAAACTAAAAATCTATAAAGGATAG
- a CDS encoding phosphoglycerate kinase, whose amino-acid sequence MKTVNDIDFKDKKALIRVDFNVPLDDDFNVTDDTRIRAAKPTIFKILEDGGSCILLSHLGRPKNKEAEFSLQHIVKSLSDAIGMQVKFVDDCIGPKVSEAVLNLKPGEVLLLENLRYYDEETKGDRDFAEKLSKFGDVYVNDAFGTAHREHASTAVIAQFFPENKYFGLLLASEVENVKKVLETSEKPVTAIIGGAKVSSKITIIENILDKIDNLIIGGGMAFTFIKAQGGNVGSSLVEDDKQTLALEILEMAKNKFVEVYLPVDAIIADDFSENANSRTEEVNNIPDGWMGLDVGPKTNELFAEVLAKSKTILWNGPVGVFEIEKFAQGTKILGQNIAKATQNGAFSLVGGGDSVAAVHKFNLTDKVSYVSTGGGAMLEMLEGKTLPGIKALMK is encoded by the coding sequence ATGAAAACTGTAAACGATATTGATTTTAAAGATAAAAAAGCATTAATCCGTGTAGATTTCAATGTTCCGTTGGACGATGATTTCAATGTAACTGATGATACTAGAATTCGTGCTGCAAAACCTACGATTTTTAAAATTCTGGAAGACGGCGGAAGCTGTATCTTGCTGTCGCATCTAGGAAGACCAAAAAATAAAGAAGCGGAATTTTCATTGCAACATATCGTTAAATCACTGTCTGACGCAATTGGAATGCAGGTGAAGTTTGTTGATGATTGCATTGGACCAAAAGTTTCGGAAGCAGTTTTAAATTTAAAACCTGGAGAAGTTCTTTTATTAGAGAATCTTCGCTATTATGATGAAGAAACAAAAGGTGATCGTGATTTTGCTGAAAAACTGTCAAAATTTGGTGACGTTTATGTAAATGATGCCTTTGGAACAGCGCATCGCGAGCACGCTTCAACTGCTGTTATTGCCCAATTTTTCCCCGAAAACAAATACTTTGGCTTATTGCTTGCTTCTGAAGTAGAAAACGTAAAAAAAGTATTAGAAACAAGCGAAAAACCGGTTACGGCCATAATTGGAGGAGCAAAAGTTTCTTCAAAAATTACAATAATTGAGAATATTCTAGACAAAATTGACAATTTGATTATTGGCGGTGGAATGGCTTTCACTTTTATAAAGGCACAAGGTGGAAATGTTGGTAGTTCCCTTGTAGAAGACGATAAACAGACACTTGCACTAGAAATTTTAGAAATGGCTAAAAATAAATTTGTAGAAGTCTATTTGCCAGTTGATGCCATTATTGCAGATGATTTTTCGGAAAATGCAAATTCCAGGACTGAAGAAGTGAACAATATTCCCGACGGATGGATGGGTTTAGATGTTGGACCAAAAACAAACGAACTTTTTGCCGAAGTATTAGCTAAGTCAAAAACAATTTTATGGAATGGTCCCGTTGGTGTTTTTGAAATAGAAAAGTTTGCTCAAGGAACAAAAATCTTGGGTCAAAATATAGCAAAAGCCACTCAAAATGGAGCTTTTTCCTTAGTAGGAGGTGGTGATTCTGTAGCGGCGGTTCACAAGTTTAATCTCACAGACAAAGTTAGTTATGTGTCTACAGGCGGAGGTGCAATGCTGGAAATGCTTGAAGGAAAAACATTACCTGGAATAAAGGCCTTGATGAAATAA
- a CDS encoding ATP-binding protein, which translates to MDFSEVIGQQHLKSHLSKTIENGRIPHAQLFVGVNGSGLLPMAIAYATELLCHKYEKGSPEYLSCKSKIARWSHPDLHFVYPVNKVGKDTKKVTSDDFAKDWHNFVSKNPYGSLFEWLQSIGIENKQGNISKEEALNILKKLSLKAFESGYKVMIIWMAENMNISCANTILKLVEEPTDNTVLILLTEQEEQIITTIRSRCQKLTFPLLSEVDIAENLIIRREVLESLAFKTARRAQGDYNKALQLLEESGEDEIFEKWFISWVRTAFRAKGNKGAINNLLDWSDELAGQGRETQKKFLNYCIEVFRQALLKNYKADTLLFFEAKDTSFSLEKFSPFVHQNNIFEINSALEDASYHIERNGNPKIIFTDLSIKLTRLIHRPEIV; encoded by the coding sequence ATGGATTTTTCAGAAGTAATCGGGCAACAGCATTTAAAATCACACCTGTCAAAAACTATTGAAAACGGTCGTATTCCGCACGCACAGCTATTTGTTGGAGTAAATGGAAGTGGCTTACTACCAATGGCTATCGCGTATGCCACAGAATTGTTATGCCATAAATACGAAAAGGGAAGTCCAGAATATTTGTCCTGCAAAAGCAAGATTGCCCGCTGGTCGCATCCAGATTTACATTTTGTTTATCCAGTAAATAAGGTAGGGAAGGACACGAAAAAAGTTACATCAGACGATTTCGCAAAGGACTGGCACAATTTTGTATCAAAAAATCCTTACGGGTCCCTTTTTGAGTGGCTTCAAAGTATAGGAATAGAAAATAAGCAAGGAAATATCAGTAAAGAGGAAGCACTAAACATTTTAAAAAAATTATCACTCAAAGCTTTTGAAAGCGGATATAAAGTAATGATTATTTGGATGGCAGAAAATATGAATATTTCCTGCGCAAACACCATATTAAAACTGGTTGAGGAACCTACAGACAATACAGTTCTCATCCTACTAACAGAGCAGGAAGAGCAAATAATTACAACCATAAGATCGCGATGCCAAAAACTGACTTTTCCATTACTTTCCGAAGTTGATATTGCCGAAAATCTGATAATTCGTAGAGAAGTACTAGAATCTTTAGCTTTTAAAACCGCCAGAAGAGCGCAAGGCGACTATAACAAAGCATTGCAACTTCTAGAAGAATCAGGTGAAGATGAAATTTTTGAAAAATGGTTTATTAGTTGGGTTCGGACCGCCTTTAGGGCTAAGGGAAACAAAGGAGCTATAAATAATCTTCTGGATTGGAGTGACGAACTTGCTGGCCAAGGGCGCGAAACGCAGAAAAAATTTCTAAATTATTGTATTGAAGTTTTTAGACAAGCGCTTTTAAAAAACTACAAAGCTGATACGCTTTTGTTCTTTGAAGCAAAAGATACTTCCTTTTCACTTGAAAAATTTTCACCTTTTGTACATCAAAATAATATTTTTGAAATCAATTCTGCGTTGGAAGATGCTTCTTACCACATTGAGCGAAATGGAAATCCTAAAATCATTTTTACAGACCTCTCCATAAAGCTAACACGGTTAATTCATAGACCTGAAATTGTATAA
- a CDS encoding class I SAM-dependent methyltransferase codes for MENHKTTYLSVKDYLVSGEPFDLIYDPALDFLKTFPQPNPEELPRYYESQNYISHTDEKKGLLSGIYQLVKSWSLKKKTKLIFNLNGEVGSLLDIGSGTGDFLKTAKDKGWKVSGMEPNESAAKLALEKGIHLKTSLEEFEGIQFDVVTLWHVLEHIPNLEETVQKLASLVKPNGSLIIAVPNFKSYDAKHYGKYWAAYDAPRHLWHFSKEAIKSFFSDNFTLQKIEPMIFDSFYVSLLSEKYKTGNEFSLKAFWIGFQSNLKAKRSKEYSSHIYCFKKLK; via the coding sequence TTGGAAAATCACAAGACAACATATTTATCAGTTAAGGATTATTTGGTTTCTGGTGAACCTTTTGACTTGATTTACGATCCCGCTTTGGATTTTCTGAAAACATTTCCGCAGCCAAATCCTGAAGAACTGCCTAGATATTACGAAAGCCAGAATTATATTTCTCACACCGATGAGAAAAAAGGATTGCTTTCCGGCATATATCAATTGGTAAAAAGTTGGTCGCTTAAGAAAAAAACTAAGCTTATTTTCAATTTGAATGGAGAAGTTGGTTCATTATTGGATATTGGTTCAGGGACAGGAGATTTTTTAAAAACTGCAAAGGATAAAGGATGGAAAGTTTCTGGAATGGAACCAAATGAAAGTGCTGCCAAATTAGCTTTGGAAAAAGGAATTCATCTAAAAACTTCTTTAGAGGAATTCGAAGGAATTCAGTTTGATGTTGTAACACTTTGGCACGTTTTAGAGCACATTCCAAACTTAGAAGAAACCGTTCAGAAATTAGCTTCACTAGTAAAACCAAATGGAAGTTTAATTATCGCAGTCCCTAACTTTAAAAGTTATGACGCGAAACATTATGGAAAATATTGGGCTGCTTATGATGCGCCAAGACATCTTTGGCACTTTTCCAAAGAAGCTATTAAGAGCTTTTTTTCGGATAACTTTACGCTTCAAAAAATTGAACCAATGATTTTTGATTCTTTTTATGTAAGCCTACTTTCCGAAAAGTATAAAACAGGAAATGAATTTTCTCTAAAAGCTTTTTGGATAGGTTTTCAATCTAATCTTAAAGCAAAACGTTCAAAAGAATACTCTTCGCACATATATTGCTTTAAAAAACTCAAATAG
- the mnmG gene encoding tRNA uridine-5-carboxymethylaminomethyl(34) synthesis enzyme MnmG: MFPNEYDVIVVGAGHAGSEAAAAAANLGSKTLLVTMNLQTIAQMSCNPAMGGIAKGQIVREIDAMGGYSGIVSDKTAIQFKMLNKSKGPAMWSPRVQSDRMRFAETWRLMLENTPNLDFYQEMISGIIVENGKIKGVRTSLGLEIRGKSVVLTNGTFLNGLIHIGDKQFGGGRAGEKASTGITQDLLNLGFEAGRMKTGTPPRVDGRSLDFSKMIEQPGDEIPEKFSYSDQTSALKHQRSCHMSHTSLEVHNILREGFDRSPMFNGSIQSLGPRYCPSIEDKINRFSDKDKHQLFVEPEGWDTVEYYINGFSTSLPEDIQFKALRRVAGFENVKFFRPGYAIEYDYFPPTQLKHTLETKLVSGLYFAGQINGTTGYEEAASQGLMAGINAHLKVKEKESFILQRNEAYIGVLIDDLITKGTEEPYRMFTSRAEYRTLLRQDNADFRLTPKAFEIGLASEKRIRKMEDKKVKSEAFVQFFKETSAAPEDINPILEMRESALVDQSDKMFKFFSRPEVTMEDMKEIASVKNFINDNKLDSEMIEQAEIQVKYSGYIEKEKNNADKLNRLEGLKIPSTFDYTKLKSLSYEAREKLTKIKPATISQASRISGVSPNDVSVLLVYMGR, translated from the coding sequence ATGTTTCCAAATGAATATGATGTTATTGTAGTTGGAGCTGGTCACGCTGGTTCAGAAGCTGCTGCTGCTGCTGCCAATTTGGGCTCAAAAACCTTGTTGGTTACAATGAATCTTCAAACAATTGCTCAGATGAGCTGTAATCCGGCAATGGGCGGAATCGCTAAAGGACAAATTGTACGGGAAATTGACGCAATGGGCGGATATAGCGGAATTGTTTCTGATAAAACAGCCATTCAGTTTAAAATGCTCAATAAATCAAAAGGACCTGCAATGTGGAGTCCGCGTGTGCAAAGTGATCGGATGCGTTTTGCGGAAACTTGGAGATTAATGTTGGAGAATACTCCGAACCTTGATTTCTATCAAGAAATGATTTCTGGGATTATTGTTGAAAATGGAAAAATTAAAGGAGTAAGAACTTCTCTCGGTTTAGAGATAAGAGGGAAAAGCGTAGTGCTTACAAATGGTACTTTTTTAAATGGTCTAATTCATATTGGCGATAAACAATTTGGCGGTGGCCGTGCTGGCGAAAAAGCATCCACAGGAATAACCCAAGATTTACTTAATTTAGGTTTTGAAGCAGGAAGAATGAAAACAGGAACTCCACCAAGAGTTGATGGAAGGTCTTTGGATTTTTCAAAAATGATAGAACAACCTGGTGATGAAATTCCAGAGAAATTTTCATATTCTGATCAAACTTCAGCTTTAAAACATCAGCGCTCTTGCCATATGAGCCATACAAGTTTGGAAGTCCATAATATATTGCGTGAAGGATTTGATCGTTCTCCAATGTTTAATGGATCAATTCAAAGCCTTGGGCCAAGATACTGTCCTTCAATTGAAGATAAAATTAATCGTTTTTCCGATAAGGACAAACATCAACTTTTTGTGGAGCCAGAAGGTTGGGATACGGTAGAATATTATATAAATGGTTTTTCCACTTCGCTGCCAGAGGATATTCAATTTAAGGCATTACGAAGAGTTGCTGGTTTCGAAAATGTAAAGTTTTTTCGTCCTGGTTATGCTATTGAATACGATTATTTCCCGCCAACACAATTGAAACATACTTTGGAAACTAAGTTAGTTTCAGGACTTTATTTTGCTGGACAAATCAACGGAACAACTGGTTATGAAGAAGCGGCTTCCCAGGGTTTGATGGCTGGCATTAATGCACATTTAAAAGTTAAAGAAAAGGAAAGTTTCATACTTCAAAGAAATGAGGCCTATATCGGGGTTTTGATAGATGATCTTATTACAAAGGGAACTGAAGAACCATACAGGATGTTTACTTCTCGTGCTGAATACAGAACCTTATTGCGTCAAGATAATGCTGACTTTAGGTTAACGCCAAAAGCATTTGAGATTGGTTTAGCAAGTGAAAAACGAATTAGAAAAATGGAAGATAAGAAAGTTAAATCAGAGGCTTTCGTTCAGTTTTTCAAAGAAACAAGTGCTGCTCCAGAAGATATTAATCCTATTTTGGAAATGAGAGAATCTGCTTTGGTGGATCAAAGTGATAAAATGTTCAAATTCTTTTCTCGACCAGAAGTTACGATGGAGGATATGAAGGAAATAGCTTCGGTTAAAAATTTTATTAACGACAACAAGTTAGATTCCGAAATGATTGAACAAGCGGAAATCCAAGTTAAGTATTCAGGCTATATTGAAAAGGAAAAAAATAATGCAGATAAATTAAATAGACTTGAAGGTTTAAAAATCCCTTCTACATTTGATTACACTAAATTAAAATCCTTGTCTTATGAAGCTCGTGAAAAACTTACTAAAATTAAACCTGCAACTATTTCGCAGGCATCAAGAATAAGTGGTGTTTCTCCAAATGATGTTTCAGTACTTCTTGTATATATGGGACGTTAA